The sequence below is a genomic window from Candidatus Acidiferrales bacterium.
CGGAAGTCTCCACCCTGCGCACTAACGCTGAGAACGGCGCCCCGCCTGCGCCTTCATGTATACTTCCAAATTCGATTCGATGATGCCGTTCCTCCATATCGGCCCGTTCACGCTGGCGAGCTTCGGCCTCCTCGTCGGCATCGCCATGTTTGTTTCGTATTATGTCCTCGCGCGCGACGTTGTCCGCCGCGGCATCCGCGCTCCCGCCGATTTGCTCGTCGCCGTGCCCTGCATCGCCGGACTTATCGGCGCGAAGCTCTATCACGTCTTCGAAGATCCGCGCCTTCTCTTCGCCAATCCTCGCGAACTCATCAGCCAGTATGGCTTCGCCTGGTTCGGCGGACTCATTGGCGGACTCGCCGCATTTATATGGCTCGCGCATCACTATCGCGTCCCGCTGCTCGAGATTTTCGATGCCGCTTCGCCCGCCGCCGCGCTCGGCTACGGCATCGGACGCATCGGCTGCCTCGTTTCCGGCGACGGCGATTACGGCAAGCCGACTTCTCTCCCTTGGGGCATGAGCTTTCCCCACGGCCTCGTCCCCACGACGCAGCGCGTTCATCCCACGCCGATCTACGAACTCATCGTCGCCATTTTTATTTTTTGGTATTTGTGGAAGCTCGGCGGAAGGCAGATTCGCGCCTTTGCCGAACGCAGCGCGGCGAACGCGAAAAAATCCGCCGCGAAAATGAACGCGAAGCTGAGCGAAAAGAATGCTGCGGCAAAAAATATCAGCGCGTCAGAACCGTCCGGCAGCGGAGGCGTTTTGAAATTCCTTCCTCATGGCGAAATTTTCGCGCACTATCTGATCCTCACCGGCCTCGCGCGTTTTCTCGTCGAATTCATCCGCATCAATCCGCGCCACTTCTTCGGACTCAATTCGGCTTGGTTTCCGGGCCTCAGCAATGCGCAAGCCGCCAGCCTCGCCTCCATCGTTCTCGGCGCCGCCCTCCTCTGGCGTCTCCCTCGGTCCTCCGCGAGCGCGAAATAGCGTTAGCTTCCTTCTTTGAATTTTCTAGGTTGGATTCTACTGAACTTGGACGTTCCGACTCATGGCGCTCATCTCGCCGCGCAGCGCTTCCTCGACCACCACGCGCAGACGATACGCTCCCGGCGGCGCTTCCAATGACATCCCGCCGTCAATTCCGCTCTTCGAGAAGCGCTCGAAGGTCTCCGGCTTCAGCGCCAACTCCATCTGCGCTTCCTTGCCCGTGACCATCCTTCCCTGCGCATCGAATAAAGCCGCGACAAACGTCAGCATGTCCACGCGCCGGTTCTGCTGCCGCGCAAACGGCATCGCGTGAATGTCCACGCGCGTCTGCACACTCAGTTCATGCACACCGTTGTTCGCGATTCGAGCCTGTTCTGCAATGCTCAGCGGAAAATCGCTCTTCTCACCCGAACCACGCACCTCGGCGTCAATCTTCTCCTCGGCGCTTGGCTGGTTCGCCTCCTCCGTTTCCTTCGTCGGCGCGAAATACCCCGGCCGCGCCTGCACATCGAACTTCCCCGGCAGATTCACTTCCACCTTCAATTTGTGGTACGCGCCGTTCGATTTTTCGCTTTCCGGCGCGAAGCCCAGCAAATATTCCGTCTCTGGCGCGGCCGCCAGGGAATAAAACCCTGCATCCAGGTCATTCCGGTCGTGAAAAAACCTGCCTCCCGTTCCGACGGCAAAATCCGCCATCGCCGCCGTCATGCTCATCAAGTCCGGTCGGAAACTCTCCGCTTCGTGCACGGCTTCCTGATTTGCCGCGCCCCCGTGGAGCTCATTCTGTATCCTTCCATGGCTCGGGTCCTCCATGTAGAGGCCCTTGGCGTCGAGCGCATTGACGACAATTCCCGAGCGCAGCGCGTTATCCATCACTTCGTCCACTTTCACCTCTAGAGTGCCGGTCAGGAACCCCGACGACGCCAGCACGAGCACGCGCTCGCCCGGTTTCTTCGCCAGATAATCCACCACTCCCTGTATGGTTTCGAGCGTGTTCTCCGAAAGCTCTTTCATCGGCTCCCAGATCTGCTTTGCCTGTATGAGGACAAGCCGC
It includes:
- a CDS encoding prolipoprotein diacylglyceryl transferase codes for the protein MYTSKFDSMMPFLHIGPFTLASFGLLVGIAMFVSYYVLARDVVRRGIRAPADLLVAVPCIAGLIGAKLYHVFEDPRLLFANPRELISQYGFAWFGGLIGGLAAFIWLAHHYRVPLLEIFDAASPAAALGYGIGRIGCLVSGDGDYGKPTSLPWGMSFPHGLVPTTQRVHPTPIYELIVAIFIFWYLWKLGGRQIRAFAERSAANAKKSAAKMNAKLSEKNAAAKNISASEPSGSGGVLKFLPHGEIFAHYLILTGLARFLVEFIRINPRHFFGLNSAWFPGLSNAQAASLASIVLGAALLWRLPRSSASAK
- a CDS encoding VWA domain-containing protein, coding for MLLTLPIVAQSIGPDEVRVSSRPYLPQSQILHAEARLVRIDAVVRDNKGRIVSGLKPENFTIFDDGKKQTVATFEVQTHTPLAVLQANAATPLPAAGGQRPATQPTANGTPHPRPRYVALYFDDLHTKSGDMRHVQLAAENFIRTGLSAGDQIALFTAASSVTVDFTADASQVLDALANLRSRARVFDSGTCPRITPHDAYMIANFPNSDAYRVALAAADQCNCEDQANDGPTCYEQQERLVLIQAKQIWEPMKELSENTLETIQGVVDYLAKKPGERVLVLASSGFLTGTLEVKVDEVMDNALRSGIVVNALDAKGLYMEDPSHGRIQNELHGGAANQEAVHEAESFRPDLMSMTAAMADFAVGTGGRFFHDRNDLDAGFYSLAAAPETEYLLGFAPESEKSNGAYHKLKVEVNLPGKFDVQARPGYFAPTKETEEANQPSAEEKIDAEVRGSGEKSDFPLSIAEQARIANNGVHELSVQTRVDIHAMPFARQQNRRVDMLTFVAALFDAQGRMVTGKEAQMELALKPETFERFSKSGIDGGMSLEAPPGAYRLRVVVEEALRGEMSAMSRNVQVQ